The nucleotide sequence CTGcctccccccccaaacccctcaACGACCCCATGGGGGGGGTGGGCATGacttgggggggggaggggggaccAGCTCTGACTTTTATTCAAGTGggctgaagggaagaaaaaaattaaaataataaaagaaaaaaaacaggcgCTGGAAAGGGGTGGGGGGTTGGGGCAGGAAGGGGAAGTATCCCCGAGGGGAGAAGGTTGAGGGGGGGCGGTCACACAGCCAGCTGcgtgggggtggtggtggtggtggtgtgtcAGGGTTTGGGGACCCCCCGCTCCTGGAGATAGAGGTCCCGGATCTCGGCCAGGCTGCGGCTGAGCCCCCCCAGCGCCTGAGCCATCAGGCGCAGGACCCCGCTGGTCTCCCGCCGGCTCTCGGCGTATTCCCGGCGGAAAGCCCGCACCTCCTGCACCAGCCGCTCGTTGGACTGCACGATGCGTTTTTCAGCTGGCGTCAGATGGGGACAATCGGGTGACgaaccccccctcccctcctccaatAAACCCgtcgtcccccccccccaccgGGGGTCCCGTTTGGCCCCCGCCGCAGTTagtgaggtggggaggggcttCGTGCTCCAAGAGGGCGCTGGGGAAATCCGAGCCCAAGGGCTCCTGATGCCCGCTGAGGTCACCCAGGGGGAGTTCTGGGGGGTGCGGGGGGCTGCGGCTCCTCCAGCCCTCGCACACCTCACCGGGCGAGCGGAGGCCCGAGCGGGGTGCGCGGCGCTCGGGGCCGGGCCCGGGGAAGGGCTCGGTCTTCACCTCCACCGGTTCCTCCTTCACCGCTTCCCCCTTGACGCCTGCGGGAGGGACGGAGAGCACGGGGCAGCTGGCGGGACCCCCCGTGtccccagagccccagggaCCGAGCCACCCGGACCCCTCTTCTGTCTCCAGCGTCCTCGTCCTTGTCCCTGTCCTCCTGTGTCCCCTCTCCTGCACCCAGTCCTGGTCTCACCTGTGTCCCTCAGTGTGGGCCAGCCCTGTCCCATGGCCACTGTCCCTCTCCTGGTCACAGGACTCCTGGATCATTGTCCTCAATGTGGTCCCCATGTCCCTGTGTGGCCCTGGTACCTTCATGTCCTTGTCCTGGTCCCCACGTGTCCCTGTTCTACTGCCAGTTACCTCCACGTCCCTGTCTTGGTCCGAGTCCCCAGTGGACCTGTCCTGGTCTCAGTCCACTTGTGTCACTGTCCTGGTGTCAGTCCCCTGTTGTGACCCAGGTCCCCCCATGTCTCTGAATTGGTCTCGGTGCTCCTGCCACCATCCTGGTCCCCTGCCACTGTTCTGTCCCTGTCCTGGTCCCAGCCCCTAATGTCACCATCCAGATCTTGGTATCCTGCTGTCCTGATCCCAGTACCCTTGTTATTGTCCCCATCCCCAGTGTCCCTGTCCTGGTTATCCCACATTCTTGTCCCCCTTGTCCCTTTCCTGGCCCCCCAGTATCCTTGTCCCCCAACATCCCTGTCCCAGACCTCCATGTCCCTGACTTGGTCCCCCATGTGCTGGTCCCAGTGTCCCTGACACAGTCCTGGTCCCCCTGCATCCTGGCACATCCTGGTCCCTGTCACCCCATGGAACTGTCACCCCAGTCCTGCTcccctgtgtccctgtccctgtcttcCATATCCCTGTCCTGTTCCCCTGTCTGTGTCCTGGTCCCTCCCCACCCTGGCTCCTGTCTCTCACGTCCCTCTCCTTGTCCCAGTTCCTCCCCACACCTGTCCTAGTGCTCTcatgtccctgtcccccacGTCCCTGTCCCAGTTCTCCATCTTCCTGCCTATGTCCCGCTATACATGTCCCAGTTCCCCACTTATGGTCCCAGTGTCCCTGTCCTGGTCCTGATCTCCCGTGATCCTGTTCCAGTCACTCCACACACCCGTCCTGGTCCCACTGCCCTAATGTCCCTGTCCTGGTCCCCCGTGTCCTGGTCCTCTGTCTCTTTCCTTGTCCCTCCATGCCCCTGCCCTGATCCTCCATGTCTGCATCCTGGTCCCGGTTCCCGTGTCCCTGACCCAGTCCCTCCATGCACCTATCCTGGTCCTGTGaccccctgtccctgccctggtCCCCCGTGTCCCTGACCCAACCCCTTCCTGCACCTCTTTCAGTCCCTGGTGCCCACATCCCGGTCCCCTCATTTCCCTGTCTCGGTCCCTCCTGTCCATGTCCCGGCCTCCCCATCCGTGTCCTGGTCCCTCGTGACCGTGTCCCGGTATCACATGTCCCTGTCCCGGTCTCCCGTGTCCCTGTCCACTGTGTTCTGGTCCCGGTGCCCCGTGTCCCTGTCCCGGTGCCccgtgtccctgtccccccctctcctccccgcACCCACCGTGCGGTGCCGCCACCTCCACGCTGAGAACCGGCGGCTCCATCCCGGCGGCGGCTCCGCGCTGTCCCCAACCGGGAGCGGGCCCGGGGCCGAGCTCGGGGGGTCCCGGCCCGGAGCCGTTCCCATTGCCGTTTCCATTGCCCGGTCTCGGGGCGGACCGAGCGGTCGgtccctgcctttcctgccGGTGCCGGGTGATTTTATCGTTCGCCCTCCGGCGCAGCCCCCGCCACCGGTTCTTCACCTCGCCGATGTCGCGCTGGTTCCGCCCGGCCGCGTTGATCTTGTTGGTGATGCGCCACCAGATCTTCTGCTTCTCGTAGGCGTTGACGGTGCTGGCGGCGGCACCGAAGAGCAGCTGCTCGTACTTGAGCACCTCGCTCATCAGGATGTCGATCTCCTGCAGCGTGAAGTTCGGTTTCCGCTTCAGCAGACCCCGCcgcgccccgccgccgcctcctccggCCGCCGCCATGCtcgccgcctcctcctcctcctcctcctcatggCGCCGCCCCAACGCCCATCGCCCCAACGCCGCCGCCGCTGCGCCTTTTGTCCTCCGCCGGCTCCGCCATCCCGAGCGCCCCGGGACCGAGCGGAACCTCCCCGGCCCGAGCGGCACCGGCGACACCGCGACCCCTACCGCCCGCCCCGGGGCTCTGCCACGGCCCCGGTACCGTCACAGCACCCCCTGCCGGTTCGTACCGAGCGCTGCCGGTACCGGTACCGTCACAGCGCCCCCTGCCGGTTCGTACCGAGCGCTGCCGGTACCGGTACCGTCACAGCGCCCCCTGCCGGCTGATACCAAGAGCTGCCGGTACCGGTACCGTCACAGCGCCCCCTGCCAGCTGATACCAAGCGCTGCCGGTACCGGTACCGTCACAGCGCCCCCTGCCGGCTGATACCAAGCGCTGCCGGTACCGGTACCGTTACGGCGCCCCTTGCCGGCGGGAGTCCAGGCTCCGGGTGCTCGGCCCCCCGGGTGTCCCGATGTCCTCCGGGGTGTCGCGTCCGGGGCGGTCCGGTTCGGGGTGCCCCGCCAGAACCGGGGTGCCCAGTTTGGGGTCTCCATGTGGAGTGTCTGTGCCGGTCTGCACCTctccagcccccccccccatgccACCCCCCGGGACCGCAGGGCACCGCAGGGCTCAGTGTCCCCGAGGCGGTGACAAGCGCTGGGTGAGCGTTTATTGCTGATGCAGTGGCCGCCATCACACACGTCCCCAAGGTGGCTTCCCGGCGGGGGGCACCGGCGTGGCCCCCAGACCCACCTTGGGGACAGGCAGTGTCCCCTGTGTGCCACCCACTGCTCTCCATCTCCCCATCCCCGGGGAGCCCACCCTGCTGTCCCCGGGtgggtgtccctgctgtccccgGGTGGGTGTCCACTTGGGGGACAGGGGGAGGGGGCAGGTGTCACATCAAGAGTGGGGGTCAAGAAGGGAAAACCTCCAACCACCCCCAAACCCTAAATTGGGCTGAAAAGCTCCAAAATTGGTCCTGGAGGCTCCAGCCCCCACCCTATCGTCTTGCTGCCCCGATCCCCTCTTTCTCTGACCCTCCCCAACCCTGAGACcccccctggggacaccagcTATGAGGTGACAATGGTCTGGCTGTCCCCTGCCTGGTGAGGAGGGTCCTTCTGCTCACCCCAGGCCGGGGATCCTCAGGCAAGCTGGATGTTGGGTGCCCCCTCCacccctgcagacccctcctcATCCTGCTGTCCCCGGTGACCCCAGGCAggtgggggggtggtggtggtggcccCAAGAGCCACCTTGGGGGCTTCACAACCGTCAACATCACAAATATGACAACATCCTCCTCCAACACGAGGTGCAGAGGGGCCGTGGTGGCCTCGGGGGGCCAACCCCTCCGTCCGCCTGTCCGTCTGTCCCAGAGGGATCGCTGCTCCTCGGCGTCGGTCACTGCAGGGTCCCACAGGGATCGTCATGGAAACAGGAGAAGGGCCACTGTCCCGTGGGCTGCCACGCCGGGCCGTGGGGACAAAGCCCCCCCCAGGTCCCTACTGCAGGAGCTTCGGCACCGCCACCTGCCCGAGGAGACAGCGTGTTAATGGGGAGCAGTGGGGACACCCCGGGCTCCCCAGGGCCCTGCCCTTACCTTCTTGAGCTGCTTGAGGTTGCTGGAGCGGatggctgccagcagctggtCCCGGGAATTCTTCTCCTGGGCCGGCAGTGCCCGCTCCCCCAGCTTCCTCTGCGTGGCCGGGGAGAGGGAGTTCCTCAGGTCCTCACTGATCAGCGGGGgggcaagaggaggaggaggtgggggcgGTG is from Calypte anna isolate BGI_N300 unplaced genomic scaffold, bCalAnn1_v1.p scaffold_163_arrow_ctg1, whole genome shotgun sequence and encodes:
- the LOC115600249 gene encoding myb-related transcription factor, partner of profilin-like, whose translation is MAAAGGGGGGARRGLLKRKPNFTLQEIDILMSEVLKYEQLLFGAAASTVNAYEKQKIWWRITNKINAAGRNQRDIGEVKNRWRGLRRRANDKITRHRQERQGPTARSAPRPGNGNGNGNGSGPGPPELGPGPAPGWGQRGAAAGMEPPVLSVEVAAPHGVKGEAVKEEPVEVKTEPFPGPGPERRAPRSGLRSPGEVCEGWRSRSPPHPPELPLGDLSGHQEPLGSDFPSALLEHEAPPHLTNCGGGQTGPPVGGGDDGFIGGGEGGFVTRLSPSDAS